A region from the Triticum aestivum cultivar Chinese Spring chromosome 3D, IWGSC CS RefSeq v2.1, whole genome shotgun sequence genome encodes:
- the LOC123078425 gene encoding protein indeterminate-domain 7 encodes MYHHHLQQQQQQRGESEAAASVDQDSSMSNLTTSASASANPPPPPTPASNKRKRSLPGNPDPESEVVALSPATLMATNRFLCEICGKGFQRDQNLQLHRRGHNLPWKLKQRGSKEVVRKKVYICPEASCVHHDPSRALGDLTGIKKHFFRKHGEKKWKCDKCSKKYAVQSDWKAHSKICGTREYKCDCGTVFSRRDSFITHRAFCDALTEESNKAISGGGLPLPPIAHAQHHAMLYSPHDLMQQQQHQELAAFQDHHHHHQVMQQHCNFDVKPEMQPWPTMPYDDVHHPLLQPLCSATAQSSATSVPTPTQQQQLPAAAAHLSATALLQKAAQMGATIGGAGAGGAGVHYTQMAGSATSATGSATFGLGLSCLSNQQMMSLARTASQGRSGEEGGASGGANDGMTRDFLGLRAFSHRDILGLAGFDSSCMGTAVNTGSNNTNMAPCYEPQQQGQPQPQQQQSSNEPWHGMGSHA; translated from the exons ATGTATCATCACCAccttcagcagcagcagcagcagcgtggaGAATCGGAAGCGGCGGCATCGGTAGATCAGGACAGCAGCATGTCCAAcctcaccacctccgcctccgcttccgccaaccctcctcctcctccaaccccGGCCTCCAACAAGCGCAAGCGAAGCCTACCTGGCAACCCCG ACCCAGAGTCGGAGGTGGTTGCGCTGTCTCCGGCGACGCTGATGGCGACGAACCGGTTCCTGTGCGAGATCTGCGGCAAGGGGTTCCAGCGCGACCAGAACCTGCAGCTGCACCGGCGGGGGCACAACCTGCCATGGAAGCTGAAGCAGCGCGGGAGCAAGGAGGTGGTGCGGAAGAAGGTGTATATCTGCCCGGAGGCGTCGTGCGTGCACCACGACCCGTCGCGCGCGCTGGGCGACCTCACCGGGATCAAGAAGCACTTCTTCCGCAAGCACGGCGAGAAGAAGTGGAAGTGCGACAAGTGCTCCAAGAAGTACGCCGTGCAGTCCGACTGGAAGGCGCACTCCAAGATCTGCGGCACCCGCGAGTACAAGTGCGACTGCGGGACCGTCTTCTCCAG GCGGGACAGCTTCATCACGCACCGGGCCTTCTGCGACGCGCTCACGGAGGAGAGCAACAAGGCCATCAGCGGGGGCGGCCTGCCACTGCCACCCATCGCGCACGCCCAGCACCACGCCATGCTCTATTCGCCGCACGATctgatgcagcagcagcagcaccaggaGCTCGCCGCGTTCCAGgaccaccatcaccatcaccaggTCATGCAGCAGCATTGCAACTTCGACGTGAAGCCGGAGATGCAGCCGTGGCCAACCATGCCCTACGACGACGTCCACCACCCGCTGCTGCAGCCGCTCTGCAGCGCCACCGCGCAGAGCTCCGCCACGTCCGTGCCGACACCtacgcagcagcagcagcttcccGCGGCAGCCGCGCACTTGTCGGCCACAGCGCTGCTACAAAAGGCGGCGCAGATGGGCGCCACCATCGGCGGGGCCGGCGCTGGCGGGGCGGGAGTGCACTACACCCAGATGGCCGGCTCGGCGACCAGCGCGACCGGCAGCGCCACGTTCGGGCTCGGCCTCTCGTGCCTCAGCAACCAGCAGATGATGAGCCTCGCCAGGACCGCCTCCCAAGGCCGGAGCGGCGAGGAAGGCGGCGCCTCGGGAGGGGCCAACGACGGCATGACCAGGGACttcctggggctgcgcgccttctCGCACCGCGACATCCTCGGCCTCGCCGGCTTTGACTCGTCGTGCATGGGCACCGCCGTGAACACGGGCAGCAACAACACCAACATGGCGCCCTGCTACGAGCCACAGCAACAAGgacagccgcagccgcagcagcagcagagcAGCAACGAGCCGTGGCATGGCATGGGTAGCCATGCATAG